From Coffea arabica cultivar ET-39 chromosome 2e, Coffea Arabica ET-39 HiFi, whole genome shotgun sequence, the proteins below share one genomic window:
- the LOC113731241 gene encoding uncharacterized protein isoform X3 has product MHRASLEQRRSKGNQAEISDGVAQAKDNKLSLSAKTVEHEEFSKSLSTVNETLESLEKRKAATTSSSIADEETSLEKEKQRVAKTVIFGGLLNTAMAEDVHRLARECGTVRSIIYPFPKEELEHHGLARDGCKMDASSVLYTSVKSARSSVAALHQKKIHGELLWARQLGGEGSKTQKWKLIVRNLPFKATVNEIKNMFSAVAFVWDVFIPQNPETGLSKGFAFIKFTSKQDAENIIKMFNGKNFGKRPIAVDWAVSKKVYASGGKSLDAGEEGQDKRGEESDSDGDLDEDDTEVNEKSLQDYKVDGMSDGSDSTEEKVSDSETNFDEEADITRKVLQNLISSTSKATDSLDNDNSGLSKEMKDDESLGISSKLSDTFIAPNTIPGNSGKNKQIEKNPTERDNELQRTIFISNLPFDTSSEEVKQRLLAFGEVESFLPVLHHVTKRPRGTGFLKFKTSDGADAAVSAANAAAGLGIFLKGRQLKILKALDKKAAQDKVSEKTKKEDRDHRNLYLAKEGLILEGTPAAEGVSVSDMSKRKMLQEKKMTKLKSPNFHLSRTRLAMYNLPKTMSEEELKQLCIHAVTSRATKQKPVIRQIKILRESKNTNSTRKNSSRGVAFVEFSEHQHALVALRVLNNNPETFGPEQRPIVEFAVDNVLTLRSRKDKLQARQQDSLNGVQDLQQNDKSSALDYHSKEKSRKRKSRHDAKASDTSGSKTEAEVGSKTEAEVGRQVFAESPSGEVRVVKKEKGDAGGKRDNISLKKKMRGSKNKQIPHQEQRNPDGGVPHPAEGTTISAHKRGHQERAQSYTKKRRLQNQAQKHEEPVGPEIRKKSKRNSDPLGRDVVDKLDTLIEQYRSKFARRDADQTDHEKRGSKQIRRWFQS; this is encoded by the exons ATGCATCGTGCTTCTCTGGAACAACGCCGATCGAAAGGAAATCAAG cAGAAATTTCTGATGGTGTTGCCCAGGCAAAAGATAACAAGTTAAGTTTGTCTGCCAAGACAGTCGAGCACGAGGAGTTTTCAAAATCTCTATCAACAG TGAATGAAACACTTGAGTCcttggagaaaagaaaagcagcTACAACTTCTAGCAGTATAGCTGATGAAGAAACttctttagaaaaagaaaagcagag AGTTGCAAAGACAGTCATATTTGGTGGTCTTCTTAATACTGCTATGGCAGAAGATGTTCACCGTCTTGCCAGAGAGTGTGGCACAGTACGTTCTATTATTTATCCTTTCCCCAAAGAGGAGCTTGAGCATCATG GTCTAGCTCGAGATGGATGTAAAATGGATGCTTCATCTGTCCTTTATACAAGTGTTAAATCAGCTCGTTCCTCTGTTGCAGCATTACACCAAAAAAAGATACATGGTGAACTTCTATGGGCACGTCAGCTTGGTGGAGAG GGCTCGAAGACCCAAAAGTGGAAGCTTATAGTGCGGAATCTCCCATTCAAG GCAACAGTGAATGAGATAAAGAACATGTTTTCGGCTGTGGCTTTCGTGTGGGACGTTTTTATTCCTCAAAATCCTGAGACAGG GTTGTCGAAGGgatttgcttttattaaattcaCATCAAAGCAGGATGCAGAAAAT ATTATCAAGATGTTCAATGGGAAAAATTTTGGTAAAAGACCAATAGCTGTTGATTGGGCTGTTTCGAAAAAAGTTTATGCCTCTGGTGGTAAATCTCTTGATGCTGGTGAAGAAG GGCAGGACAAACGTGGTGAGGAAAGTGATAGTGATGGTGATTTGGATGAGGATGATACAGAAGTCAATGAGAAATCCCTACAAGATTACAAAGTTGATGGTATGTCAGATGGGTCTGATTCAACTGAAGAGAAGGTCTCTGACAGTGAAACAAACTTCGATGAAGAAGCAGATATTACAAGAAAAGTTCTCCAGAACCTAATTTCATCGACGTCTAAAGCGACAGATAGCTTGGATAATGATAACTCTGGGCTGTCCAAAGAAATGAAGGATGATGAAAGTTTGGGCATATCAAGCAAATTGTCTGATACTTTTATTGCACCAAACACAATACCAGGAAATTCTGggaaaaacaaacaaatagAGAAAAACCCAACTGAGAGGGACAATGAACTGCAAAGGACAATATTCATTAGCAACCTTCCTTTTGATACGAGTAGCGAAGAAGTAAAACAACGGCTCTTGGCATTTGGTGAAGTAGAATCCTTTCTTCCAGTTCTTCATCATGTTACCAA GCGACCGAGGGGAACAGGATTTCTCAAATTTAAAACATCAGATGGTGCTGATGCTGCAGTTTCAGCTGCCAATGCTGCTGCTGGTTTGGGTATCTTTCTAAAGGGTAggcaattaaaaattttgaaggcTCTGGACAAGAAGGCAGCTCAAGATAAGGTTTCGGAGAAGACCAAAAAAGAGGATCGTGACCACCGCAATCTTTACCTGGCAAAG GAAGGTCTTATCCTCGAGGGAACTCCAGCTGCTGAAGGTGTTTCAGTGAGCGATATGTCAAAGCGCAAAAT GTTGCAGGAGAAAAAAATGACTAAACTTAAATCTCCAAACTTCCATCTGTCAAGGACAAGGCTGGCGATGTACAATTTGCCAAAGACAATGTCTGAGGAAGAGTTGAAGCAACTCTGCATACATGCAGTAACTTCTCGAGCTACTAAGCAAAAGCCTGTTATTCGACAG ATAAAAATTTTGAGGGAGTCCAAGAATACAAACTCAACCAGAAAAAATAGTTCTCGTGGAGTGGCTTTTGTCGAGTTTTCGGAGCATCAACATGCACTTGTGGCTTTGAGAGTTCTTAACAATAATCCAG AAACTTTTGGTCCTGAGCAACGCCCAATTGTCGAGTTTGCTGTTGATAATGTCCTAACACTGCGAAGCAGGAAAGACAAGCTTCAAGCTCGGCAGCAGGATTCCTTGAATGGCGTTCAAGATTTGCAGCAGAATGACAAATCAAGTGCATTGGATTATCATTCAAAAGAGAAATCAAGAAAACGCAAATCTAGACATGATGCTAAAGCATCAGACACTTCTGGGAGTAAGACAGAAGCTGAAGTTGGGAGTAAGACAGAAGCTGAAGTTGGGAGGCAAGTTTTTGCAGAGTCTCCTTCAGGGGAAGTTCGAGTTGttaagaaggaaaaaggtgaTGCTGGTGGCAAAAGGGACAACATTTCATTGAAGAAAAAGATGAGAGGCTCAAAAAATAAGCAAATACCCCACCAGGAACAAAGAAACCCTGATGGAGGCGTGCCACATCCAGCTGAAGGCACAACCATTAGTGCTCATAAGCGTGGACATCAGGAAAGAGCACAGTCATATACCAAAAAGAGGAGGCTTCAGAATCAAGCACAAAAACACGAGGAACCCGTTGGTCCTGAGATAAGAAAAAAGAGTAAAAGGAACAGTGACCCTCTGGGACGAGATGTGGTGGATAAACTTGACACACTAATTGAGCAGTACAGATCCAAATTTGCACGGCGCGATGCGGACCAAACTGACCATGAAAAGCGAGGTTCCAAACAGATCAGGAGGTGGTTCCAATCGTGA
- the LOC113731241 gene encoding uncharacterized protein isoform X1, with translation MGKKKKVKATDGDSQYSPSTVFVTGLPYSLTNAQLEESFSEVGPIRRCFMVTKKGSSVHRGFGFVQFAAVEHANRAIELKNGSTVGGRKIQVKHAMHRASLEQRRSKGNQAEISDGVAQAKDNKLSLSAKTVEHEEFSKSLSTVNETLESLEKRKAATTSSSIADEETSLEKEKQRVAKTVIFGGLLNTAMAEDVHRLARECGTVRSIIYPFPKEELEHHGLARDGCKMDASSVLYTSVKSARSSVAALHQKKIHGELLWARQLGGEGSKTQKWKLIVRNLPFKATVNEIKNMFSAVAFVWDVFIPQNPETGLSKGFAFIKFTSKQDAENIIKMFNGKNFGKRPIAVDWAVSKKVYASGGKSLDAGEEGQDKRGEESDSDGDLDEDDTEVNEKSLQDYKVDGMSDGSDSTEEKVSDSETNFDEEADITRKVLQNLISSTSKATDSLDNDNSGLSKEMKDDESLGISSKLSDTFIAPNTIPGNSGKNKQIEKNPTERDNELQRTIFISNLPFDTSSEEVKQRLLAFGEVESFLPVLHHVTKRPRGTGFLKFKTSDGADAAVSAANAAAGLGIFLKGRQLKILKALDKKAAQDKVSEKTKKEDRDHRNLYLAKEGLILEGTPAAEGVSVSDMSKRKMLQEKKMTKLKSPNFHLSRTRLAMYNLPKTMSEEELKQLCIHAVTSRATKQKPVIRQIKILRESKNTNSTRKNSSRGVAFVEFSEHQHALVALRVLNNNPETFGPEQRPIVEFAVDNVLTLRSRKDKLQARQQDSLNGVQDLQQNDKSSALDYHSKEKSRKRKSRHDAKASDTSGSKTEAEVGSKTEAEVGRQVFAESPSGEVRVVKKEKGDAGGKRDNISLKKKMRGSKNKQIPHQEQRNPDGGVPHPAEGTTISAHKRGHQERAQSYTKKRRLQNQAQKHEEPVGPEIRKKSKRNSDPLGRDVVDKLDTLIEQYRSKFARRDADQTDHEKRGSKQIRRWFQS, from the exons GGTCTAGTGTGCACCGGGGCTTTGGCTTTGTTCAATT CGCTGCAGTTGAACATGCTAATCGTGCTATTGAGCTGAAAAATGGGTCCACTGTTGGGGGTAGAAAGATTCAAGTTAAGCATGCTATGCATCGTGCTTCTCTGGAACAACGCCGATCGAAAGGAAATCAAG cAGAAATTTCTGATGGTGTTGCCCAGGCAAAAGATAACAAGTTAAGTTTGTCTGCCAAGACAGTCGAGCACGAGGAGTTTTCAAAATCTCTATCAACAG TGAATGAAACACTTGAGTCcttggagaaaagaaaagcagcTACAACTTCTAGCAGTATAGCTGATGAAGAAACttctttagaaaaagaaaagcagag AGTTGCAAAGACAGTCATATTTGGTGGTCTTCTTAATACTGCTATGGCAGAAGATGTTCACCGTCTTGCCAGAGAGTGTGGCACAGTACGTTCTATTATTTATCCTTTCCCCAAAGAGGAGCTTGAGCATCATG GTCTAGCTCGAGATGGATGTAAAATGGATGCTTCATCTGTCCTTTATACAAGTGTTAAATCAGCTCGTTCCTCTGTTGCAGCATTACACCAAAAAAAGATACATGGTGAACTTCTATGGGCACGTCAGCTTGGTGGAGAG GGCTCGAAGACCCAAAAGTGGAAGCTTATAGTGCGGAATCTCCCATTCAAG GCAACAGTGAATGAGATAAAGAACATGTTTTCGGCTGTGGCTTTCGTGTGGGACGTTTTTATTCCTCAAAATCCTGAGACAGG GTTGTCGAAGGgatttgcttttattaaattcaCATCAAAGCAGGATGCAGAAAAT ATTATCAAGATGTTCAATGGGAAAAATTTTGGTAAAAGACCAATAGCTGTTGATTGGGCTGTTTCGAAAAAAGTTTATGCCTCTGGTGGTAAATCTCTTGATGCTGGTGAAGAAG GGCAGGACAAACGTGGTGAGGAAAGTGATAGTGATGGTGATTTGGATGAGGATGATACAGAAGTCAATGAGAAATCCCTACAAGATTACAAAGTTGATGGTATGTCAGATGGGTCTGATTCAACTGAAGAGAAGGTCTCTGACAGTGAAACAAACTTCGATGAAGAAGCAGATATTACAAGAAAAGTTCTCCAGAACCTAATTTCATCGACGTCTAAAGCGACAGATAGCTTGGATAATGATAACTCTGGGCTGTCCAAAGAAATGAAGGATGATGAAAGTTTGGGCATATCAAGCAAATTGTCTGATACTTTTATTGCACCAAACACAATACCAGGAAATTCTGggaaaaacaaacaaatagAGAAAAACCCAACTGAGAGGGACAATGAACTGCAAAGGACAATATTCATTAGCAACCTTCCTTTTGATACGAGTAGCGAAGAAGTAAAACAACGGCTCTTGGCATTTGGTGAAGTAGAATCCTTTCTTCCAGTTCTTCATCATGTTACCAA GCGACCGAGGGGAACAGGATTTCTCAAATTTAAAACATCAGATGGTGCTGATGCTGCAGTTTCAGCTGCCAATGCTGCTGCTGGTTTGGGTATCTTTCTAAAGGGTAggcaattaaaaattttgaaggcTCTGGACAAGAAGGCAGCTCAAGATAAGGTTTCGGAGAAGACCAAAAAAGAGGATCGTGACCACCGCAATCTTTACCTGGCAAAG GAAGGTCTTATCCTCGAGGGAACTCCAGCTGCTGAAGGTGTTTCAGTGAGCGATATGTCAAAGCGCAAAAT GTTGCAGGAGAAAAAAATGACTAAACTTAAATCTCCAAACTTCCATCTGTCAAGGACAAGGCTGGCGATGTACAATTTGCCAAAGACAATGTCTGAGGAAGAGTTGAAGCAACTCTGCATACATGCAGTAACTTCTCGAGCTACTAAGCAAAAGCCTGTTATTCGACAG ATAAAAATTTTGAGGGAGTCCAAGAATACAAACTCAACCAGAAAAAATAGTTCTCGTGGAGTGGCTTTTGTCGAGTTTTCGGAGCATCAACATGCACTTGTGGCTTTGAGAGTTCTTAACAATAATCCAG AAACTTTTGGTCCTGAGCAACGCCCAATTGTCGAGTTTGCTGTTGATAATGTCCTAACACTGCGAAGCAGGAAAGACAAGCTTCAAGCTCGGCAGCAGGATTCCTTGAATGGCGTTCAAGATTTGCAGCAGAATGACAAATCAAGTGCATTGGATTATCATTCAAAAGAGAAATCAAGAAAACGCAAATCTAGACATGATGCTAAAGCATCAGACACTTCTGGGAGTAAGACAGAAGCTGAAGTTGGGAGTAAGACAGAAGCTGAAGTTGGGAGGCAAGTTTTTGCAGAGTCTCCTTCAGGGGAAGTTCGAGTTGttaagaaggaaaaaggtgaTGCTGGTGGCAAAAGGGACAACATTTCATTGAAGAAAAAGATGAGAGGCTCAAAAAATAAGCAAATACCCCACCAGGAACAAAGAAACCCTGATGGAGGCGTGCCACATCCAGCTGAAGGCACAACCATTAGTGCTCATAAGCGTGGACATCAGGAAAGAGCACAGTCATATACCAAAAAGAGGAGGCTTCAGAATCAAGCACAAAAACACGAGGAACCCGTTGGTCCTGAGATAAGAAAAAAGAGTAAAAGGAACAGTGACCCTCTGGGACGAGATGTGGTGGATAAACTTGACACACTAATTGAGCAGTACAGATCCAAATTTGCACGGCGCGATGCGGACCAAACTGACCATGAAAAGCGAGGTTCCAAACAGATCAGGAGGTGGTTCCAATCGTGA
- the LOC113731241 gene encoding uncharacterized protein isoform X2 yields MGKKKKVKATDGDSQYSPSTVFVTGLPYSLTNAQLEESFSEVGPIRRCFMVTKKGSSVHRGFGFVQFAAVEHANRAIELKNGSTVGGRKIQVKHAMHRASLEQRRSKGNQEISDGVAQAKDNKLSLSAKTVEHEEFSKSLSTVNETLESLEKRKAATTSSSIADEETSLEKEKQRVAKTVIFGGLLNTAMAEDVHRLARECGTVRSIIYPFPKEELEHHGLARDGCKMDASSVLYTSVKSARSSVAALHQKKIHGELLWARQLGGEGSKTQKWKLIVRNLPFKATVNEIKNMFSAVAFVWDVFIPQNPETGLSKGFAFIKFTSKQDAENIIKMFNGKNFGKRPIAVDWAVSKKVYASGGKSLDAGEEGQDKRGEESDSDGDLDEDDTEVNEKSLQDYKVDGMSDGSDSTEEKVSDSETNFDEEADITRKVLQNLISSTSKATDSLDNDNSGLSKEMKDDESLGISSKLSDTFIAPNTIPGNSGKNKQIEKNPTERDNELQRTIFISNLPFDTSSEEVKQRLLAFGEVESFLPVLHHVTKRPRGTGFLKFKTSDGADAAVSAANAAAGLGIFLKGRQLKILKALDKKAAQDKVSEKTKKEDRDHRNLYLAKEGLILEGTPAAEGVSVSDMSKRKMLQEKKMTKLKSPNFHLSRTRLAMYNLPKTMSEEELKQLCIHAVTSRATKQKPVIRQIKILRESKNTNSTRKNSSRGVAFVEFSEHQHALVALRVLNNNPETFGPEQRPIVEFAVDNVLTLRSRKDKLQARQQDSLNGVQDLQQNDKSSALDYHSKEKSRKRKSRHDAKASDTSGSKTEAEVGSKTEAEVGRQVFAESPSGEVRVVKKEKGDAGGKRDNISLKKKMRGSKNKQIPHQEQRNPDGGVPHPAEGTTISAHKRGHQERAQSYTKKRRLQNQAQKHEEPVGPEIRKKSKRNSDPLGRDVVDKLDTLIEQYRSKFARRDADQTDHEKRGSKQIRRWFQS; encoded by the exons GGTCTAGTGTGCACCGGGGCTTTGGCTTTGTTCAATT CGCTGCAGTTGAACATGCTAATCGTGCTATTGAGCTGAAAAATGGGTCCACTGTTGGGGGTAGAAAGATTCAAGTTAAGCATGCTATGCATCGTGCTTCTCTGGAACAACGCCGATCGAAAGGAAATCAAG AAATTTCTGATGGTGTTGCCCAGGCAAAAGATAACAAGTTAAGTTTGTCTGCCAAGACAGTCGAGCACGAGGAGTTTTCAAAATCTCTATCAACAG TGAATGAAACACTTGAGTCcttggagaaaagaaaagcagcTACAACTTCTAGCAGTATAGCTGATGAAGAAACttctttagaaaaagaaaagcagag AGTTGCAAAGACAGTCATATTTGGTGGTCTTCTTAATACTGCTATGGCAGAAGATGTTCACCGTCTTGCCAGAGAGTGTGGCACAGTACGTTCTATTATTTATCCTTTCCCCAAAGAGGAGCTTGAGCATCATG GTCTAGCTCGAGATGGATGTAAAATGGATGCTTCATCTGTCCTTTATACAAGTGTTAAATCAGCTCGTTCCTCTGTTGCAGCATTACACCAAAAAAAGATACATGGTGAACTTCTATGGGCACGTCAGCTTGGTGGAGAG GGCTCGAAGACCCAAAAGTGGAAGCTTATAGTGCGGAATCTCCCATTCAAG GCAACAGTGAATGAGATAAAGAACATGTTTTCGGCTGTGGCTTTCGTGTGGGACGTTTTTATTCCTCAAAATCCTGAGACAGG GTTGTCGAAGGgatttgcttttattaaattcaCATCAAAGCAGGATGCAGAAAAT ATTATCAAGATGTTCAATGGGAAAAATTTTGGTAAAAGACCAATAGCTGTTGATTGGGCTGTTTCGAAAAAAGTTTATGCCTCTGGTGGTAAATCTCTTGATGCTGGTGAAGAAG GGCAGGACAAACGTGGTGAGGAAAGTGATAGTGATGGTGATTTGGATGAGGATGATACAGAAGTCAATGAGAAATCCCTACAAGATTACAAAGTTGATGGTATGTCAGATGGGTCTGATTCAACTGAAGAGAAGGTCTCTGACAGTGAAACAAACTTCGATGAAGAAGCAGATATTACAAGAAAAGTTCTCCAGAACCTAATTTCATCGACGTCTAAAGCGACAGATAGCTTGGATAATGATAACTCTGGGCTGTCCAAAGAAATGAAGGATGATGAAAGTTTGGGCATATCAAGCAAATTGTCTGATACTTTTATTGCACCAAACACAATACCAGGAAATTCTGggaaaaacaaacaaatagAGAAAAACCCAACTGAGAGGGACAATGAACTGCAAAGGACAATATTCATTAGCAACCTTCCTTTTGATACGAGTAGCGAAGAAGTAAAACAACGGCTCTTGGCATTTGGTGAAGTAGAATCCTTTCTTCCAGTTCTTCATCATGTTACCAA GCGACCGAGGGGAACAGGATTTCTCAAATTTAAAACATCAGATGGTGCTGATGCTGCAGTTTCAGCTGCCAATGCTGCTGCTGGTTTGGGTATCTTTCTAAAGGGTAggcaattaaaaattttgaaggcTCTGGACAAGAAGGCAGCTCAAGATAAGGTTTCGGAGAAGACCAAAAAAGAGGATCGTGACCACCGCAATCTTTACCTGGCAAAG GAAGGTCTTATCCTCGAGGGAACTCCAGCTGCTGAAGGTGTTTCAGTGAGCGATATGTCAAAGCGCAAAAT GTTGCAGGAGAAAAAAATGACTAAACTTAAATCTCCAAACTTCCATCTGTCAAGGACAAGGCTGGCGATGTACAATTTGCCAAAGACAATGTCTGAGGAAGAGTTGAAGCAACTCTGCATACATGCAGTAACTTCTCGAGCTACTAAGCAAAAGCCTGTTATTCGACAG ATAAAAATTTTGAGGGAGTCCAAGAATACAAACTCAACCAGAAAAAATAGTTCTCGTGGAGTGGCTTTTGTCGAGTTTTCGGAGCATCAACATGCACTTGTGGCTTTGAGAGTTCTTAACAATAATCCAG AAACTTTTGGTCCTGAGCAACGCCCAATTGTCGAGTTTGCTGTTGATAATGTCCTAACACTGCGAAGCAGGAAAGACAAGCTTCAAGCTCGGCAGCAGGATTCCTTGAATGGCGTTCAAGATTTGCAGCAGAATGACAAATCAAGTGCATTGGATTATCATTCAAAAGAGAAATCAAGAAAACGCAAATCTAGACATGATGCTAAAGCATCAGACACTTCTGGGAGTAAGACAGAAGCTGAAGTTGGGAGTAAGACAGAAGCTGAAGTTGGGAGGCAAGTTTTTGCAGAGTCTCCTTCAGGGGAAGTTCGAGTTGttaagaaggaaaaaggtgaTGCTGGTGGCAAAAGGGACAACATTTCATTGAAGAAAAAGATGAGAGGCTCAAAAAATAAGCAAATACCCCACCAGGAACAAAGAAACCCTGATGGAGGCGTGCCACATCCAGCTGAAGGCACAACCATTAGTGCTCATAAGCGTGGACATCAGGAAAGAGCACAGTCATATACCAAAAAGAGGAGGCTTCAGAATCAAGCACAAAAACACGAGGAACCCGTTGGTCCTGAGATAAGAAAAAAGAGTAAAAGGAACAGTGACCCTCTGGGACGAGATGTGGTGGATAAACTTGACACACTAATTGAGCAGTACAGATCCAAATTTGCACGGCGCGATGCGGACCAAACTGACCATGAAAAGCGAGGTTCCAAACAGATCAGGAGGTGGTTCCAATCGTGA